The Podospora pseudocomata strain CBS 415.72m chromosome 3, whole genome shotgun sequence genome window below encodes:
- a CDS encoding hypothetical protein (COG:K; EggNog:ENOG503NXED) encodes MSKEQLFQLLPMPDDGLQQVLEYAATLSKQEAAEHFSNMLGDSPQVVEFISTFNARRSDPKAPQPPRNAPTSTPTYSSASTAQNSAQNSEADGVPKPRRGPKKKKANIHTPPPRQVASFALGPGTVYSKKDSQDEYISARSGASTSSHATSGPSKPPPTKTATPPPTQTSKPPPSALGSLVSDLGQPKSKNKSNPTSRTSTPGPSSSKNNNGNTAKVTITGGVAMHGSSTVLSDLDQAIRSLEITTNPSHSTNSAEGVAARRCNCVGTRHPPLAAAPNCLHCGKVICIKEGPGPCTFCGQPLLSSAEIQGMIKELRADRGREKMAADREAHKKAEVAGTPRPYTKTRDPTIAEAQALAHRDKLLAFQAQNAQRTTVRDEAADFDATVGGSMWATPEERALALKKQQKLLREMEWNAKPEYEKRQQVVSIDLTGRKVFKKMAKIERPPTPVDDVEDDYGYEAPILQGTHVSKGQGGAFSKNPLLSGVIRPVYDLKGKGEELEGRKDRATKWRRVQDDLENNGEVILHGGIYGGGQGARVGAVGDEPECDNLNFQCALITGGGGGLGKALASYFISKGKKVILAGRTKSNVESAAKEIGATDYYVLDTGKTSAFPEFVSLVTQKHPELDCLVNNAGVQKPLEVSKLDPSEFLYKADEEINVNIRGPMHLTLQLLPHFRLKPAAMIINVSSVLGFVPFSIINPVYNGTKAWLHFWSMNLRTQLRDEPQAKIRVVEIAPPMVGTDLHRDRDDPDDNKKEKNPISLTVEEFMQEVAKKMERGDGMITAGPMGREIVGAWYESDKLGKRYKKIEEGGM; translated from the exons ATGTCGAAAGAACAGCTTTTCCAACTGCTGCCGATGCCAGACGATGGCCTGCAACAAGTCCTCGAATATGCCGCCACCCTTTCCAAGCAAGAAGCTGCTGAACATTTCTCCAACATGCTCGGCGACTCGCCCCAAGTCGTCGAGTTCATTTCGACATTCAACGCACGACGAAGCGATCCAAAAGCACCACAGCCACCAAGAAATGCACCCACGTCCACGCCCACGTACTCTTCCGCATCGACCGCCCAAAACTCAGCACAAAACTCTGAAGCTGACGGCGTCCCAAAGCCCCGTCGAGgtcccaagaagaagaaagcaaaTATCCATACCCCGCCCCCTAGACAAGTCGCCTCGTTTGCGCTTGGGCCAGGAACTGTCTACAGCAAGAAGGACTCGCAAGATGAATACATCTCAGCACGATCAGGCGCTTCGACATCCTCACACGCCACCAGTGGTCCcagcaaaccaccacccaccaagaCTGCCACACCTCCTCCGACCCAGACCTCgaagcctcctccctccgcGTTAGGCTCCCTAGTGTCGGACCTCGGGcaacccaagtccaaaaacAAATCCAACCCTACCTCACGGACTTCGACACCCGGACCATCGTCATCGAAGAATAACAATGGGAATACGGCCAAGGTTACCATCACAGGAGGCGTGGCGATGCATGGCTCGTCTACGGTCCTGAGTGACCTCGACCAAGCCATTCGGTCTCTCGAGATCACCACCAATCCCTCACACTCAACAAATAGCGCCGAAGGTGTGGCGGCACGACGGTGTAATTGCGTTGGAACAAGACATCCTCCCCTGGCAGCAGCCCCGAACTGCCTTCATTGCGGCAAAGTCATCTGCATCAAGGAAGGGCCCGGACCATGTACATTTTGCGGGCAACCATTGCTGAGCTCGGCTGAGATACAAGGTATGATCAAGGAGCTTAGGGCAGACAGAGGACGTGAGAAGATGGCAGCAGATCGGGAAGCGCATAAGAAGGCCGAGGTTGCAGGGACCCCACGGCCGTATACCAAAACCAGAGATCCCACCATCGCCGAAGCGCAAGCTCTAGCTCACCGGGACAAGCTGCTAGCATTCCAGGCCCAAAATGCCCAACGGACGACGGTACGGGACGAGGCAGCTGACTTTGATGCCACTGTGGGAGGAAGCATGTGGGCCACCCCAGAAGAAAGGGCGTTGGCGTTGAAGAAGCAACAAAAGCTCCTTCGAGAAATGGAATGGAACGCTAAGCCTGAATACGAGAAGCGCCAGCAAGTCGTGAGCATTGATCTCACAGGGCGTAAAGTGTTCAAGAAGATGGCCAAAATTGAGAGACCCCCAACgcctgttgatgatgtcgaagaTGACTATGGCTATGAAGCTCCCATCTTGCAAGGCACCCACGTGAGCAAGGGGCAAGGCGGCGCTTTCAGCAAGAACCCACTACTGAGCGGAGTAATACGGCCGGTCTACGATTTGAAGGGcaagggcgaggagcttgaagGTAGGAAAGACAGGGCCACCAAATGGCGAAGAGTCCAAGATGATTTGGAGAACAACGGGGAAGTCATTCTCCATGGCGGCATTTATGGTGGGGGTCAAGGCGCCAGAGTGGGAGCAGTTGGCGATGAGCCAGAGTGTG ACAACCTCAATTTCCAATGCGCGCTCATCacagggggtggtggtggccttgGTAAAGCGCTGGCCTCCTATTTTATATCCAAGGGCAAGAAAGTCATCCTCGCCGGCAGGACAAAATCCAATGTCGAGTCTGCAGCGAAAGAAATCGGAGCGACCGACTACTATGTGCTCGATACGGGGAAAACATCAGCGTTTCCAGAATTCGTCTCCCTCGTCACGCAGAAGCATCCGGAACTCGACTGTCTTGTGAACAATGCCGGTGTTCAGAAACCCTTGGAGGTCTCCAAACTGGACCCGAGCGAATTCCTGTACAAGGCAGATGAAGAAATCAATGTCAACATCCGCGGTCCCATGCACCTCACCTTGCAGCTGCTTCCGCATTTTCGACTCAAGCCGGCAGCCATGATTATCAACGTCAGCAGTGTGCTGGGGTTTGTGCCgttcagcatcatcaacccGGTGTACAACGGGACGAAGGCATGGCTTCACTTCTGGAGCATGAACCTGAGGACTCAGCTGCGGGACGAGCCGCAGGCCAAGATCAGGGTGGTTGAGATTGCGCCACCAATGGTTGGGACGGATTTGCATCGTGACAGGGACGACCCGGATGATaacaagaaggaaaagaaccCGATTTCATTGACGGTGGAAGAGTTTATGCAGGAGGTGgcaaagaagatggagagaggggaCGGTATGATTACTGCTGGGCCGATGGGCAGGGAGATTGTGGGTGCTTGGTATGAAAGTGACaagttggggaagaggtataagaagattgaggaggggggcatGTGA
- the HST3 gene encoding NAD-dependent deacetylase hst3 (EggNog:ENOG503NV2F; COG:B; COG:K) gives MPTTHVEPGSEALLEEIANSLWKSKKVVVITGAGISTNSGIPDFRSENGLYSLIQAQFDAAEKQQDHLSSASDASDSSSEERPTKRRRASHDLSRPIDGTKLPGQWPHNTAQNTIKSEKGHGAASVNPESSDPTDDDPLAQPATPRDTSGPQEDVTLRDVENSEHAPGPPTVESANASFGAEKPVEPPLSRGLTPLPSPRLKVPEGCPEITPGRIMMGPGPSFTSSPPSMPVDAPRLRSRTDMLAHTRSSSPLSSPPPISYDPYQESPEGSSCSSSGSSSRSESEEPSSVSTPLLTSQTSYASSGRMSLPHMKGKDLFDSQIWSCPLKTSVFYTFATTLRNKVRTAQPTNSHRFVSVLRDSRKLVRCYTQNIDQLEERVGLSTSLTLGAGSRYRFSARAGRSSAVSRSLLKGPEVSDLSGDGCSQQDSEQPPASQTELESQELKDESGSGEPEGKQEHDGSGSDSSQAVPSSSQPPSSQPAPSGPKRGVECVFLHGSLAELRCFVCAKTATWEDEERQAETLAGRQPTCPHCAGATAAREEKGKRALGVGKLRPDIVLYGEEHPHAHLISPLVQHDLSLGPDMLLILGTSMRVHGLKVLVREFAKAVHDRGGKVVFVNFTKPPESVWADVLDFWVQWDCDAWVEDLQHRKPALWLPPGTVLPDQVKVKGAKGPRRQSGGETGKRKEPADTASKKRKEVDGPNRKKQKREIDEVADSVIVALDPADVREPSPPPALEVPIIPVTPPVPSPSTAPPVRPEVVREIPRLRPEAPPRPREMAMTTDRLPPPIPLPGPSPLSMSMTISPPPKPTRSAPPSPPAAPVIPELKPIPRRPANRVVTREPKLNPDAKRPASIRDHKLNGAYLTFKILGDLKRITGEPPVAFYTPSPSPVASRPKSKRARKSAPSALQGVGLESVDCTLMMEDDVEANDSRGLAHESSEVKDERVTNPMDGTVGIPDIPVSQAVSSISAMVKSRRRKRTAWRMIRGVETQVSLDDNGEVVLPLPLPHTAATFRPLPSPSFRALPEPRPTPVASPVTCQPSSNPFASIENGFQDTDRLIDKLREQSRPSTPLRFQFPPLNIPAPTEQSPPKLETLEPKVTSPGPLTANNVMSPIFAKPRNPFFFADPLAGGLAFPPTWHQHQFHHHQATTSMERTTSQQSATSHQRRGSWNPEDQLQQEEREREVAMMLTMMSNSHGMGYAGV, from the exons ATGCCAACAACACACGTTGAGCCGGGGTCGGAAGCCCTGCTCGAGGAGATAGCCAATTCGTTATGGAAATCCAAGAAAGTTGTCGTTATCACAGGCGCCGGCATCAGCACAAACTCCGGCATTCCG GATTTCCGCTCAGAGAACGGTCTGTATTCTTTGATCCAAGCACAGTTCGATGCTGCCGAAAAGCAACAAGATCACCTCTCGAGCGCTAGCGACGCGTCAGACTCTTCATCAGAAGAGCGTCCGACGAAACGACGCAGGGCTTCACACGATCTCTCCCGACCGATCGACGGTACCAAGTTACCAGGCCAATGGCCCCATAACACTGCTCAAAACACAATAAAATCAGAAAAAGGTCATGGAGCTGCTTCCGTCAACCCGGAATCGTCAGATCCTACCGATGATGACCCGTTAGCACAGCCTGCAACACCGCGAGACACATCGGGACCACAGGAGGATGTCACATTGAGAGACGTGGAAAATTCGGAGCATGCGCCAGGGCCGCCCACAGTGGAATCGGCAAACGCTTCGTTTGGCGCTGAGAAACCAGTCGAGCCTCCGCTATCTAGAGGCCTGACGCCGTTGCCCAGTCCTAGACTCAAAGTGCCCGAAGGTTGCCCCGAGATCACGCCTGGCCGCATAATGATGGGACCTGGCCCATCGTTCACGTCATCCCCTCCTAGTATGCCCGTCGATGCGCCGCGTCTTCGTTCTAGAACAGACATGCTGGCACACACAAGAAGCTCCTCGCCGCTCTCGTCACCGCCTCCCATTTCTTATGACCCTTATCAGGAGTCACCAGAGGGGTCGTCATGCTCGTCGAGCGGATCATCATCTCGGTCAGAGAGTGAGGAGCCCTCTTCCGTGTCCACGCCACTCCTCACATCGCAAACGTCGTACGCCTCCTCTGGTCGAATGTCGCTACCACATATGAAAGGCAAGGATCTTTTTGACTCGCAAATCTGGTCTTGCCCACTCAAAACGTCTGTCTTTTACACATTCGCGACCACGTTGAGAAACAAGGTCCGCACCGCTCAGCCTACGAACAGTCATCGGTTTGTCAGTGTCTTGCGGGATAGCAGAAAACTGGTCCGGTGTTACACCCAAAATATTGATCAGCTTGAAGAGCGCGTCGGTCTTTCAACATCGCTCACGTTGGGCGCTGGAAGCCGCTATCGTTTTTCCGCCAGAGCAGGACGCAGCTCTGCTGTGAGCCGGAGCTTGCTGAAGGGCCCCGAGGTCTCGGATCTCTCAGGGGATGGATGCTCGCAGCAGGACTCGGAGCAGCCTCCCGCATCACAGACCGAACTTGAATCACAGGAATTGAAAGATGAATCTGGCAGTGGAGAGCCTGAGGGCAAGCAGGAACATGATGGGTCTGGGTCAGACTCCTCGCAAGCGGTTCCTAGCTCATCACAGCCCCCATCTTCACAACCTGCGCCATCGGGACCAAAACGTGGTGTCGAGTGTGTTTTCTTACACGGTTCCTTGGCAGAACTGCGATGCTTTGTGTGTGCGAAAACGGCAACCTGGGAAGACGAAGAACGGCAAGCTGAGACTCTGGCTGGTCGCCAACCCACCTGCCCACATTGCGCGggagcaacagcagctcgggaagaaaaaggaaaacgTGCCCTTGGCGTTGGCAAACTCCGACCTGACATTGTGCTCTACGGTGAAGAGCATCCCCATGCTCACCTCATTAGCCCTTTGGTGCAACATGACTTATCGTTGGGTCCAGACATGCTGCTCATCCTTGGCACCAGCATGCGCGTCCATGGGCTTAAGGTTCTCGTCCGGGAATTTGCCAAGGCGGTACACGATCGAGGAGGAAAGGTTGTGTTTGTGAACTTTACAAAGCCACCGGAGAGTGTGTGGGCTGATGTCCTCGATTTTTGGGTGCAATGGGACTGCGATGCTTGGGTCGAGGATCTCCAACATCGAAAACCCGCCCTGTGGCTTCCTCCCGGTACTGTCCTCCCAGATCAAGTCAAAGTCAAAGGGGCAAAGGGTCCACGGAGGCAGAGTGGCGGTGAAACAGGCAAGCGAAAGGAGCCAGCCGACACGGCGTCTAAGAAGCGCAAAGAGGTGGATGGACCAAATcgcaagaagcagaagcgCGAGATCGATGAAGTGGCGGACTCGGTCATTGTAGCACTTGATCCGGCAGATGTGCGAgagccctctcctccaccagctttGGAGGTGCCAATCATACCCGTCACACCACCAGTACCATCGCCGTCGACAGCACCTCCTGTTCGACCTGAGGTGGTTCGCGAAATCCCACGTCTTCGGCCagaagctcctcctcggccgagaGAAATGGCCATGACGACCGATAGGCTTCCTCCGCCAATACCTCTGCCAGGCCCGTCGCCGTTATCCATGTCAATGACCATATCGCCGCCTCCTAAGCCAACACGATCAgctccaccatcacctcccgcAGCCCCAGTTATCCCCGAACTCAAACCTATTCCACGACGGCCAGCAAACAGGGTCGTCACACGCGAGCCCAAACTGAACCCCGATGCAAAACGACCTGCTTCGATACGAGACCACAAGCTGAATGGGGCCTATCTTACCTTCAAGATACTGGGTGATCTGAAAAGGATTACCGGCGAACCACCAGTTGCTTTCTACACACCTTCCCCTAGTCCGGTTGCTTCGAGGCCAAAGTCAAAACGGGCTCGCAAGTCAGCGCCTAGTGCTCTTCAGGGCGTTGGCCTAGAATCTGTAGACTGCactttgatgatggaggatgaCGTCGAAGCTAATGACTCGAGGGGTCTAGCTCACGAAAGTTCAGAGGTTAAGGATGAACGGGTCACCAACCCCATGGATGGAACGGTTGGCATCCCCGACATCCCTGTCAGCCAAGCAGTGTCCTCGATATCCGCCATGGTCAAGAGCCGGAGGCGGAAGCGAACAGCATGGCGGATGATACGGGGTGTGGAGACGCAGGTCTCACTGGATGACAACGGCGAGGTGGTGCTGCCTCTGCCGCTTCCTCACACAGCCGCTACATTCAGACCTTTACCTAGCCCTTCGTTCCGGGCTCTCCCCGAACCTAGGCCAACACCAGTGGCTTCTCCCGTGACATGTCAACCAAGCTCTAACCCTTTTGCAAGCATTGAAAATGGGTTCCAGGACACGGATAGACTTATCGACAAGCTGCGAGAACAGTCACGGCCGAGCACGCCTTTGCGCTTCCAGTTTCCGCCGCTGAAcatccccgcccccaccgAGCAATCCCCACCAAAGCTCGAGACTTTGGAACCCAAGGTGACCTCACCCGGCCCGCTCACAGCCAACAATGTGATGTCGCCCATCTTTGCCAAGCCAAGGAACCCATTCTTCTTTGCAGACCCTCTGGCTGGCGGCCTGGCCTTTCCACCAACATGGCATCAGCATCAgttccatcaccatcaagcaaCGACTTCGATGGAACGGACCACCTCGCAGCAGAGCGCCACATCCCACCAAAGGAGAGGGTCGTGGAATCCAGAGGACCAATTGCAGCAagaggagcgggagcgggaagTCGCGATGATGCTAACAATGATGAGCAATTCACATGGCATGGGGTACGCGGGAGTATAA
- a CDS encoding hypothetical protein (EggNog:ENOG503PGB4), protein MSTRSSRGRRSEAIHISHLRFYLCFNASAHDCFRTVSSQSLIFPSLGPYLVLREIKYLGSTYIMASLTAGGSQDVVMAQTEDIELSAGAFAPPSPAKNDEAAMASSESEDKDDNEGIKVVVPIEHVVIMRLGAKEVDKYEELKHDACFVNNSDNEGLREGPSIWEKEGSTTTKQLTATYAVPFKAVTKKRSPVGDDGSRLSPGGRPILLVKSTIPTCGGERRPRFVIRVVHEGRKKSNGHVMDGPAPTTKARGYGVVSPNPINRQILMQKHFHWDCHQLSPFLSLPNSHAFINPKILVIDSTHPSLDHDKSKLFASHVVIARFRLRWKEWHRNEYFVENSIPGGGNRPHHVFEGGADGLARFVCNSD, encoded by the exons ATGTCCACACGTTCATCTCGAGGAAGACGATCTGAGGCTATCCATATCAGTCATCTTCGCTTTTATCTTTGTTTCAACGCCTCAGCCCACGACTGTTTTCGAACGGTCTCGTCTCAGTCGCTCATCTTCCCAAGCCTAGGACCTTACTTGGTACTCCGTGAGATCAAATATCTTGGTTCTA CCTACATCATGGCGTCTCTCACCGCCGGAGGCAGTCAAGATGTAGTTATGGCTCAAACCGAAGACATCGAGCTGTCAGCTGGAGCCTTTGCTCCCCCAAGCCCAGCCAAGAACGACGAGGCGGCAATGGCGTCTTCCGAGTCTGAGGACAAGGATGACAACGAGGGCATCAAAGTTGTGGTCCCAATCGAGCACGTGGTGATCATGCGTCTCGGTGCCAAAGAAGTTGACAAGTACGAAGAGCTCAAACACGACGCCTGCTTTGTAAACAACAGCGACAACGAAGGCCTCCGTGAAGGCCCATCCATCTGGGAAAAAGAGGGAAGCACCACCACGAAGCAGCTCACCGCCACCTACGCGGTCCCTTTCAAGGCGGTgaccaagaagaggagccCCGTTGGTGATGACGGATCCCGTCTTTCCCCCGGTGGTCGTCCCATTCTCCTAGTCAAgtccaccatccccacctgCGGCGGCGAGCGTCGCCCTCGCTTCGTCATACGAGTCGTCCACGAAGGCCGCAAGAAAAGCAACGGTCATGTGATGGATGGTCCTGCTCCGACCACCAAAGCCCGCGGGTATGGTGTTGTCAGTCCGAACCCGATCAACCGACAGATCCTCATGCAGAAGCACTTCCACTGGGATTGCCACCAGCTGAGCCCCTTCCTTTCGCTGCCCAACTCT CATGCGTTCATCAACCCGAAAATCTTGGTCATTGACAGTACCCACCCGTCTTTGGACCACGACAAGTCCAAACTCTTTGCCTCCCACGTGGTCATCGCGCGCTTCCGTCTGAGGTGGAAAGAATGGCACAGAAACGAGTACTTCGTCGAGAACTCCATCCCGGGAGGAGGCAATCGTCCGCACCATGTCTTTGAAGGAGGCGCAGACGGACTTGCCCGATTTGTTTGCAACAGCGATTAA
- a CDS encoding hypothetical protein (EggNog:ENOG503PQM7): MIRTVPARRAIVRNTRQFHSTPFRPEAIKKDGPDGTTSTATGSNRSLVLLGAAIIGVAGTYGMMMGSPRTVVPDDTSKQPVSGTSPTSARANQASGKLDPNNPK; this comes from the exons atGATCAGAACAGTCCCTGCCCGACGTGCCATCGTGCGCAACACCCGCCAATTCCACAGCACACCCTTCAGACCCGAAGCTATCAAGAAGGACGGTCCAGATGGCACCACCTCGACAGCTACCGGCTCCAACAGATC ACTCGTCCTGCTGGGCGCCGCCATCATCGGAGTCGCGGGTACATAcggcatgatgatgggcagcCCGAGAACTGTGGTTCCCGACGACACGTCCAAGCAGCCCGTCAGCGGaacatcacccaccagcGCGAGAGCCAACCAGGCGAGCGGGAAGCTTGACCCTAACAACCCCAAATAA
- a CDS encoding hypothetical protein (COG:B; EggNog:ENOG503P4IX) has product MDNLTTSLAQNLTISLSPADLQATFSNDNNDDDDLGRAPPRMGFNTEPKLCQFILSRRNVTASVPLEIRPSDCSTGSGLFIARDEQDGIEAGREIYRSKPLMLAFDGAGDDGWCHFCGGYFEGYFGGEKRGVRVCSGCGVGRFCSKECQKLAWNRFHKEECKVLKSTPGIKPQSLLAHRLVWFQQKGYITTEQGAVIQGLEAHFDEYTREEGGKTTEVYDVAMAIRDVTGEGREKKIDVGLIWKLVPQLWTNCVRLRGSSSRETVAFALELVTAMINHSCEPNAFAFMEKGEIRVRSLRKIAAGEEITICYIDPTVDVKSRREILMDEHFFECNCARCKDEIETQKRRVAADGETSMATVRQAQISMLDLIKSAAVTACKYPGVYPDFANLTVVESKMNTIMKNAFPNFGWGDDLDPVPMVRLCLSVLYLEQGKPAPALRNGLRGYFARRGGRTGPNAVNILVDIIHVLIAASCLPPDSPVLKDASFPLRVDISNVMYWYLYKACKEAGEVFGGDCEYTKAIGDLFAKMMAGLPAGASRPLEEDFMEELESSLRRVVEWAGVWVYEGA; this is encoded by the exons ATGGACAATCtaaccacctccctcgcccaaaacctcaccatctccctctccccggCAGACCTCCAAGCCACCTTcagcaacgacaacaacgatgacgatgacctCGGTCGCGCCCCTCCCCGAATGGGGTTCAACACCGAACCTAAACTCTGCCAGTTTATCCTCTCACGCAGGAACGTTACTGCTTCCGTCCCGCTCGAGATTCGACCGTCGGATTGCTCGACTGGGTCGGGGCTGTTTATTGCCCGGGATGAACAGGACGGGATTGAGGCTGGAAGGGAGATTTACAGGTCTAAGCCGTTGATGCTGGCTTTTGATGGggcgggtgatgatgggtggtgtCATTTTTGTGGGGGGTATTTCGAGGGgtattttgggggggagaagaggggggtgagggtttgTAGCGGGTgtggggttgggaggtttTGTTCGAAG GAATGCCAAAAGTTGGCTTGGAATAGATTTCACAAGGAGGAGTGCAAGGTTTTGAAGAGCACACCCGGGATTAAGCCGCAAAGCTTGCTAGCTCATCGGCTGGTGTGGTTCCAGCAGAAGGGGTATATCACTACCGAGCAGGGGGCTGTGATTCAGGGGTTGGAGGCTCACTTTGATGAGTACActagggaggaggggggcaaGACGACCGAGGTGTATGATGTTGCGATGGCGATTAGGGACGTGaccggggaggggagggagaagaaaatTGATGTTGGGTTGATTTGGAAGTTGGTGCCGCAG CTCTGGACCAACTGTGTCCGCCTGAGGGGTTCTTCTTCCAGAGAAACGGTTGCTTTTGCACTGGAGCTTGTCACTGCCATGATCAACCATTCTTGCGAGCCGAACGCCTTTGCTTTTATGGAAAAGGGCGAGATTCGCGTCCGGTCGCTGAGGAAGATTGCGGCTGGAGAGGAGATTACTATTTGCTATATCGATCCTACGGTTGATGTCAAGAGTCGGCGGGAGATTCTGATGGATGAGCACTTTTTTGAGTGTAACT GTGCCCGCTGCAAAGACGAGATCGAGACCCAAAAGCGTAGGGTGGCTGCCGATGGAGAGACAAGCATGGCTACTGTCCGTCAAGCCCAGATTTCCATGCTCGACCTGATCAAGAGCGCCGCCGTCACCGCCTGCAAGTACCCCGGTGTCTATCCCGATTTTGCGAACCTCACCGTTGTAGAAAGCAAAATGAACACCATCATGAAGAACGCCTTTCCCAACTTTGGGTGGGGTGACGATCTCGACCCTGTCCCCATGGTGCGTCTTTGCCTTAGCGTCCTCTACCTCGAGCAGGGCAAGCCAGCCCCGGCTTTGCGCAACGGCCTCAGGGGGTATTTTGCTCGTCGTGGAGGCCGGACTGGCCCCAATGCTGTCAATATTCTGGTTGACATTATTCATGTGCTCATCGCGGCGAGCTGTCTACCTCCTGACTCTCCTGTTCTCAAGGACGCGTCGTTTCCCTTGCGGGTGGACATCAGTAATGTTATGTATTGGTACCTTTATAAGGCTTGCaaggaggctggggaggtgtTTGGCGGTGATTGCGAGTATACCAAGGCGATTGGGGACTTGTTTGCCAAGATGATGGCCGGGTTGCCTGCTGGTGCGAGTAGGCcgctggaggaggatttcatggaggagcttgagagCTCGctgaggagggttgttgagTGGgcgggggtttgggtttatGAGGGGGCTTAG